The following proteins are co-located in the Anomalospiza imberbis isolate Cuckoo-Finch-1a 21T00152 chromosome 1, ASM3175350v1, whole genome shotgun sequence genome:
- the RPP38 gene encoding ribonuclease P protein subunit p38, with product MSVIQQGTATLRKAKKTTVKTCLDNPFVFQWKTIEGEDMHFILETLEERIKHIGLKKIESPRRKKRSLTKKQTERKCDAGTNEFPKEEAESYQQKPGWTDISIRRQLAIGVNEVTKALEKNELLLLLVCKSAKPAMITSHLIELSASRATPAGQVPRLSETVAPLLGLTSILALGFKKQSDKFTEAIAAIVPKIPALEVPWFQYRTEESMAYADTDSSENLEPEELAEVLGDKLTSQKRKHTESNWPDLSNVILQPLKIKKLVPNPNKIKKPPRKKKKAFSA from the coding sequence ATGTCTGTAATTCAGCAAGGGACAGCAACACTTcggaaagcaaagaaaaccacTGTAAAAACGTGTCTAGATAACCCCTTTGTTTTCCAATGGAAAACCATAGAAGGAGAAGATATGCATTTTATACTAGAGACCTTAGAAGAAAGGATTAAACATATTGGACTTAAAAAGATTGAGAgtccaaggaggaaaaaacGTTCCcttacaaaaaaacaaacagaaagaaagtgTGATGCTGGCACCAATGAATTCCCTAAAGAGGAAGCAGAAAGCTACCAACAAAAACCAGGATGGACTGACATAAGTATCCGAAGACAGCTTGCTATTGGAGTTAATGAAGTTACAAAAgcattggaaaaaaatgaacttcTTCTCTTGCTGGTGTGCAAGTCTGCCAAACCTGCCATGATCACGTCGCACCTGATCGAGCTGAGCGCGAGCCGCGCCACGCCGGCAGGGCAGGTGCCACGGCTCAGCGAGACCGTCGCGCCCCTTCTTGGCTTAACGTCCATTTTAGCACTGGGCTTCAAAAAGCAGTCTGACAAATTCACTGAAGCAATAGCAGCAATAGTTCCAAAGATACCAGCTTTGGAAGTGCCGTGGTTTCAGTACAGAACTGAAGAATCCATGGCTTATGCAGATACAGATTCTTCAGAAAATCTGGAACCCGAAGAGCTTGCAGAGGTGCTGGGGGATAAGCTCACAAGTCAGAAGCGGAAGCATACGGAAAGCAATTGGCCTGATCTTTCAAATGTAATTTTGCAGCCTTTGAAAATCAAGAAACTTGTCCCAAATCCCAATAAGATAAAGAAACCACCTcgcaaaaagaaaaaggctttttCAGCATAA